The genomic stretch TGCTCGCGTAGCGTCCGATCCGTAGTGGCCGCTGATGGCTGTGGGAGGTTACGCGTCGTTCTCCGACGTAGCCACCGTGTTACTGAGAGTCCCGATCCCCTCGTAGGTGATTTCGATGCGGTCTCCCGGTTCGATCGTGCCCGGGTTCGCCGGGCTCCCGAACGCGATCGCGTCGCCGGGACGGAGGGTGAACCGTCGTGAGAGGTAGGCGACGATCTCGTGTGGATCGAACAGCATCAGTTCGGTGTTCGCCGCTTGCCGCTCCTCGCCGTTGATCGTTGTCGTCATGTCGATTCCGTGCGGGTCGATATCCGTCTCGACCCACGGGCCGAGCGGCCCGGACGTATCGAACGCCTTTCGGGCGGTCCGGCCCTGCTGGTCGAGCGCGTCGACGTCGTTCATAATGGTGTAGCCGTCGACCACGTCCGGAACGTCCCCGACAGCGATATCGTGACATTGCTCTCCGATGACGGCGACGAGCTCGCCCGCGTACGTCAACTCGTTCGTCCAGTCGGGATACCATATCGAATCGTCGTGGCCGACGAGCGAGGCCGGCGGTTTGATGAAGAAATCGGGCTCGTCCGGCCGCTCGTAATTCATCTGATCGAGCGTCTCGGCGAAGTTTCGGCCGACGCAGTACAGCGCCGACGGCGAACAGGGGTACGTGAGTTCCCCATCTTGGCCGACGACGTATTCGGCGTCCTGCGTGGTCACGACCCCCTCCTTGTACCGACCGCTGACGACGCCGCCCGGCGTCCGTAGTCGCGCTCGTCGCATACACGACGGCCGAGTGGGACCGTAATAAGCTCTCGTGAATCGGCGCTTCCAGCCACTCAGCAACGCCGTTCGGTCCTGTTGTCCGGTCGTGTGAGCTACTCCGCAGCTAGCTCGGCAAGCGCCGTCCCCAGCACCGCGGTTGCAGCCCCACAGTCGCTCCAGTCGGTCCACTCCAACGGACTGTGTGAGGCTCCGCCTCGGGAGGGAGCAAACAGCATTCCCGCATCCGTCACCTTTGCGATATGCATCGTGTCGTGGCCCGCGCCGGAGTGCATTTCGAGCGAGTCGACCTCCGATCGGGCTGCTGCATCCCGGATCGCGGCCGTGCAGCGGTCGGCCATGTCGATCGGCTCGATGTCGTACGGCCGCTCGAACGTCGTGACGACACCGCGTTCGTCTTCGAGGGCGGACAAGTACCCCTGGATGTGGCCGACGATCCGTTCCATCGACCCGTAGTCGATATCACGAACGTCGACGCCCAGATCGACGCGTCCCGGCACCACGTTGGTCGCGTTCGGTGCGATATCGAGTTTTCCCACTGTCCCGACGACGGTGTCGCCGTTCTCGGCAACGACGTCGTTCGTCTTGGCTTCGACCTCGAGCACGACCTCGCTGGCAGCCGCTAGCGCGTCTTTCCGATCGTGCATCGCGGTCGAACCGGAGTGATCGGCCTCGCCGACGATCTCGATCAGACACCGGATCGTCCCGGTGATCGAGGTGACGACGCCCACGGGCGTGTTCCCGTCTTCCAGTCGCTCGCTCTGCTCGACGTGAAGTTCGAGCCACGAATCCCACTCGCCCGCATCGATCCGTCCTTCTCCGCGGTATCCGGTGTCGATGAGTGCCTCCTCTAGGGTTACACCGTCGTCGTCTTCGAGTGCGAGCGCGTCTTCGACGGAGCGCTGGCCGCTCGCGACAGAGGACCCGAGGACGCCATCGGAGAACCGCACGCCCTCCTCTTCGGTGAAGCAGACGACCTCGATCGGTCGCCGGAGGTCGAGGTCGGCCGCTTGCAGCGCACGGACGGCTTCCAGCCCGCCGTAGACGCCCAACACGCCGTCGAAGATCCCGCCCTCCGGGACCGAATCGAGGTGACTGCCGGTCGCGACCGCCGGCGTGTCCCGGTCGACGCCCTCCGGCACCCATCGCCCGGCGATGTTTCCGACCGCGTCGATGCGAACGTCGAGTCCTGCCTGTTCCAGCTGCTCGACCAGATACGTGCGTGCCTCCTCGTTCGCCTTCGTCCCCGTGAGTGTCGTGCGACTGTTCCCCTCTTCGACTGTGAGTGCCCCGTACTCCGCGTTCTTCCGGATGTCGTTCCGTAGTCTTTCCTCGCTGACATTCGTGCGAATTCCCTCAGACATGGTTGCGATCTATGGGACAGTACACCACGACGTGGTTTGAAACTACCGATGCAGCCGATCCGTACTGGTGGCTCACTGCCTCGACCATCGTCCTGCAGTGATGGCTACGGTCGGTTCGCTCCGTAAAAATTCGATCGGTATCTCGCTCGTGGGTGACGGTTCGATCGCACGCCAACCGCGGACTCTCTGGCGTCCGTGGCCGCGTTAGACCTCTCTAATGGTGATTTTCTTCTGGCCGTCCTTGAGGGTCCCCTGCTCTAGCTCGACGAGTTCCTCGCGCGTCGCGTCGAGATTCGCGACGTGGTTGCCCGCCAGTTCTCCAGCAGGGCTTTTGAAACAGGTCGATCCACAGGGGACGAGGATCTCCTTCTCGTTGCGGTAGCCCGGGTAGAGCAGGATGTCGCCGCGCGAGGGGTACACCGTGTGGTTCTCGCGGGGGATCTCTGGCAGCTCGATCTCGTCGATGTTGACCCACGTCGCGTGGCCGCTCCAGCGGACGTGCATCAGATGCGATTCGTGCGGCAGGAAGTCCCGAAACGCCTCGACCGAACGCGGCGCTTCGTCTTCGAGCAGCTCGGCGGTAAACGTCCTCTCTTCTTCGATGTCGAACTCGAGTTGTCCCATACGCCGCACGAGACAGCTAAGCCGTATAATTGTTTTGATGTGCGGTTCGTTCGATCCACCGGAATGTCCGTCACCGGATCGCCGTCATCGACGGCCCGATCTCCCTACTGTGGAACGAGCCAATCACTCGGCCGAAACTGTTGGACCGATCGGCAACTTCCTTTTTCGCTGGATGTACCGGTGATTCTTACCCCAAATTATAATACAGGGGCCGGCAACCCATGAAACGCGATATCATGGAACAACAAGAGTCACGGAGTCACATAGTGTACGATATCGAGGAAAAGCCGCCGCTCGGGGAGGCGATCCCGCTCGGCCTCCAGCACGTGTTCGCGATGTTTCTCGGCAATATCGCGCCGGCGCTGATCATCGCCGGCGCAGTCGGGGTTTCGTCGGGGCAGACAACGTTCCTCGTCCAGATGGCGCTCGTCGTGGCGGGCGTCGCGACGCTCGTCCAGGCGTTCCCTCTCGGTCCGATCGGCGCGCGGTTGCCGATCATGATGGGGACGAGTTTCGCGTTCGTCGGAACGCTCGTAAGTATCGGCGGCCAGTTCGGGCTGGCGACGATCTTCGGTGCGTGTCTCGTCGGCGCGTTCGTCGAGATCCTGATCGGCTTCGGGTACGAGAAGATCGATCGGTTCTTTCCGCCGTTGGTGAGCGGTATCGTGGTGATGCTCATCGGGCTGACGCTCGTTCCGGTCGGGATGGACTACGCCGCCGGTGGTGCAGGGGCGGACAACTACGGTTCGTTGCTCAATCTCGGGCTCGCCGCACTCGTGTTCTTCGTCACGCTCGGGTTGAACCAGTTCTTCGAGGGGTTCGTCCGGATCGCGAGCGTGTTCATCGGCATCGTGGTCGGCTACGTCGTCGCCATCGTGATCGGCGTCGTGAACTTCACCCCGGTCGCGGAAGCCGGCTGGATCGCCGTACCAGTGCCGCTCCAGTTCGGGATCGCGTTCGAACCCAGCGCGATCCTCGCGGTCACGTTCCTCTACGTCATCACCGCCGTGGAGTCGATCGGGGATATCACTGGGACCGTCGCCGCGGTTAACCGATCACCGACGAAGGACGAAATTCGTGGTGGATTGCTCGCGGACGGAGTCATGAGCGCCATTGCAGCCGTCTTCAACGCCCTGCCGAACACCTCTTTCTCACAGAACGTCGGCGTGGTCAACTTCNCAGCCCGCTCAGAGATGTGTATAAGAGACAGATCTTCTCCAGCGGCGTCTCCCTCATCGCCAACGAGGCGGAGCTCACCCAACGAAATCTGACCATCCTGGCGGCCTCCATCGCGCTCGGACTGGCGGTCGAGTTCCGTCCGGAGGCGATTGCCGCCCTCCCCACCCTCGTCCAGTCCGTCGTGGGCTCCGGCATCACCATGGGGGGACTCAGCGCGCTCATCCTCAACGTTGTGCTCCCCGAAAGTGGCCGTGGCGTACCAGAAACCGAAGGCGGCACCGACACCAACGTACAGATCTCCGGGGAGGGTCCCGCCACGGACGAGGATTGACGTGGCGGGCCGATCAACGCTCCACCCATCCAGTCTGATTCCGTGACTCCGGCCGCTGCCGCTGTTGCCGTCGAACGTGAGCGCGTCAGAGCGGGATGTTGCCGTGGTCTTTCGGCCGCCTATCGGTCCGCTTGCGGGCGAGTACGCCGAGATCGCTCACGAGGCGCTCGCGTGTCTCGTGTGGTTCGATCACGCTGTCGACGTACCCGCGTTCGGCCGCCGAATAGGGATTGGCGAACTTTTCACGGTACTCGTCCATCAGCGTCTGGCGCATGGTCTCGGGATCGTCGGCGGCAGCGAGTTCGTCGCGATACAGCACGTTGACCGCACTGCGTGGTCCCATCACGGCAGTTTCCGCGCCGGGCCACGCGTAATTGGTGTCCGCACCGAGGAGCTTCGACCCCATCACGATGTACGCGCCGCCGTACGCCTTTCGGAGAATCACCGTCGACAGCGGCACGGTGGCCTCGGCGTAGGCGTAGATCAGTTTCGCGCCGTGACGGATGATCCCGCCGTGCTCCTGATCAGTACCGGGCATGAATCCCGGAACGTCCACGAGCGTCACGATCGGGATATTGAACGAATCGCAGTACCGAACGAACCGCGCGCCCTTCTGACTCGCCTCGATATCCAGGGTGCCCGCATTGACGCACGGCTGGTTCGCGACCACGCCGACCGGCCGGCCGTCCATCCGCGCGAACCCGGTCACGAGGTTCCGTACGTACGCCGAATGAATCTCGAAGAAGGACCCTTCGTCGACGATACCGTCGATGACTGCAGTTACGTCATAGGGCTTTCGGGGATCGTCAGGAACGATCTCACTGATTGTGGCGTCGCAGTCGGGAGGGTCCCGGGGGTCGGCCCGTGGCGGCTCCTCGACGTTGTTCTGCGGCAGATACGAGAGCAGCTGCCGGATGGCGTCGAGTGCGGCTCCCTCGGTCTCGTAGGACAGATGGGCGACGCCACTCTCGGTGGCGTGGGTTCTCGCCCCGCCGAGCTCTGCCATCGAGATCTCCTCGCCGGTGACTGTCTCGACCACGTCCGGCCCGGTGATCATCATGTGACTGGTCTCTTCGACCATCACTGTGAAATCCGTCAACGCGGGCGAGTACGTCGCGCCGCCAGCACATGGGCCCATGATCGCCGAAATCTGCGGAACGAGTCCGCTCGCCCGGACGTTCTGCCGGAAGATCTTCGCGAACCCTGCGAGCGAGTCGAGTCCCTCCTGAATCCGTGCGCCCGCCGAATCGTTCAGCCCGACGATCGGCGCACCGTTGTCGATCGCTTTGTCCATCACCGTACAGATCTTGTCGGCGACGGCCTCGCCAACCGACCCTCCCAGAACGGTGAAATCGTGGGCGAACACGAACACCGTGCGGCCGTCGACCTCGCCGTACCCCGTGACGACGCCGTCGCCTGGAACCCCGCGCTCGTCCATATCGAAGTTCGTCGAGCGGTGTTCGACGAACGTGCCGAGTTCGCGGAACGTGTCGTCGTCGAGGAAGTAATCGATCCGCTCGCGCGCAGTCAGCTTCCCCTTCTCGTGTTGGGCTGCGATACGCTCGGCACCGCCGCCACGTTTGGCTTCCGTCCGCCGGCGACGGAGTTCCTCGGTGGGTGACTCCTCGATGGCTAACTCCTCGATCGGCGACTCCTCGGTAGCGGCAACGAGCGCTGCTGCCTCGATCTCGGCGAGCCGGACGGCCGAAACCTCGATCCCCACACTACCCCTCCACGTTTCCGAATCTCTGCCGAATCGTTCTCGGTGTGTCCTCGCTGGCAAGTGCCACAGCAGTGCTGTAGCTGATCGGTGCTGGTGCAATCGAGAGCGCACACGTATGGTTTG from Halococcus saccharolyticus DSM 5350 encodes the following:
- a CDS encoding Zn-dependent hydrolase, producing the protein MSEGIRTNVSEERLRNDIRKNAEYGALTVEEGNSRTTLTGTKANEEARTYLVEQLEQAGLDVRIDAVGNIAGRWVPEGVDRDTPAVATGSHLDSVPEGGIFDGVLGVYGGLEAVRALQAADLDLRRPIEVVCFTEEEGVRFSDGVLGSSVASGQRSVEDALALEDDDGVTLEEALIDTGYRGEGRIDAGEWDSWLELHVEQSERLEDGNTPVGVVTSITGTIRCLIEIVGEADHSGSTAMHDRKDALAAASEVVLEVEAKTNDVVAENGDTVVGTVGKLDIAPNATNVVPGRVDLGVDVRDIDYGSMERIVGHIQGYLSALEDERGVVTTFERPYDIEPIDMADRCTAAIRDAAARSEVDSLEMHSGAGHDTMHIAKVTDAGMLFAPSRGGASHSPLEWTDWSDCGAATAVLGTALAELAAE
- a CDS encoding fumarylacetoacetate hydrolase family protein; amino-acid sequence: MRRARLRTPGGVVSGRYKEGVVTTQDAEYVVGQDGELTYPCSPSALYCVGRNFAETLDQMNYERPDEPDFFIKPPASLVGHDDSIWYPDWTNELTYAGELVAVIGEQCHDIAVGDVPDVVDGYTIMNDVDALDQQGRTARKAFDTSGPLGPWVETDIDPHGIDMTTTINGEERQAANTELMLFDPHEIVAYLSRRFTLRPGDAIAFGSPANPGTIEPGDRIEITYEGIGTLSNTVATSENDA
- a CDS encoding DUF3830 family protein, whose product is MGQLEFDIEEERTFTAELLEDEAPRSVEAFRDFLPHESHLMHVRWSGHATWVNIDEIELPEIPRENHTVYPSRGDILLYPGYRNEKEILVPCGSTCFKSPAGELAGNHVANLDATREELVELEQGTLKDGQKKITIREV
- a CDS encoding acyl-CoA carboxylase subunit beta, translating into MEELAIEESPTEELRRRRTEAKRGGGAERIAAQHEKGKLTARERIDYFLDDDTFRELGTFVEHRSTNFDMDERGVPGDGVVTGYGEVDGRTVFVFAHDFTVLGGSVGEAVADKICTVMDKAIDNGAPIVGLNDSAGARIQEGLDSLAGFAKIFRQNVRASGLVPQISAIMGPCAGGATYSPALTDFTVMVEETSHMMITGPDVVETVTGEEISMAELGGARTHATESGVAHLSYETEGAALDAIRQLLSYLPQNNVEEPPRADPRDPPDCDATISEIVPDDPRKPYDVTAVIDGIVDEGSFFEIHSAYVRNLVTGFARMDGRPVGVVANQPCVNAGTLDIEASQKGARFVRYCDSFNIPIVTLVDVPGFMPGTDQEHGGIIRHGAKLIYAYAEATVPLSTVILRKAYGGAYIVMGSKLLGADTNYAWPGAETAVMGPRSAVNVLYRDELAAADDPETMRQTLMDEYREKFANPYSAAERGYVDSVIEPHETRERLVSDLGVLARKRTDRRPKDHGNIPL